The region CATCAAGGAGATGCAGCGCGAGACCAGGGACAGCGGAGGCCATCGCGCGCTCATAGGGGCCAACCGCGGCTGTTTCGAGGCCTTCGCCGCGGTCTACGAGTGCGAGGTCCCCGTCGTCGCGGCGGTGCACGGCTTCTGTCTGGGCGGTGGGATCGGGCTGGTGGGGAACGCGGACGCGATCGTGGCGAGCGAGGACGCCACGTTCGGCCTGCCCGAGCTGGACCGCGGCGCCCTGGGCGCGGCCACGCATCTGGCCCGCCTGGTCCCGGGCCACCTGATGCGCGCGCTGTACTACACCTCGCGCACGGCGACCGCCGCCGAGCTGCACGCGCACGGCTCGGTGTGGCGGGTCGTGCCGCGCGAGGAACTGCCGGTCGCCGCGCTGGAGCTGGCGCGTGAGATAGCCGCCAAGGACGGCGAGCTGATCCGGCTCGCGAAGGCCGCGCTCAACGGCATCGACCCCGTGGACGTGCGCCGCAGCTACCGATTCGAGCAGGGCTTCACCTTCGAGGCGAACCTCGGCGGGGTCGCCGACCGTGTCCGCGACACCTTCGGAAAGGAGGGGGTCGACAGGTGAGCGACAAGACGATGACCACCGACGAGGTGGTCTCCCGGCTCCACAGCGGGATGACTCTCGGCATCGGCGGCTGGGGCTCGCGCCGCAAGCCGATGGCCCTGGTGAGAGCACTGCTCCGCACCAGGATCACCGATCTCACCGTGGTGTCGTACGGCGGCCCGGACGTCGGCCTGCTCGCCGCCGCGGGCCGGATCCGCCGGCTCGTCACCGCCTTCACCACCCTCGACTCGATCCCGCTCGAACCGCACTACCGGGCGGCACGCGAGCGCGGGGCGTTCGAGCTGATGGAGGTCGACGAGGCGATGTTCATGTGGGGCCTGCACGCCGCCGCGAACCGCCTGCCCTTCCTCCCCGTCCGGGCCGGGCTCGGCTCGGACGTGATGCGGGTCAACCCCACGCTGCGCACGGTCACTTCGCCGTACGCCGATGCCTCCTCGGGGGTACGGGAGGAGCTCGTCGCCATGCCCGCCCTGCGCCTGGACGCGGCTCTGGTCCACATGAACCGCGCCGACCGCCTGGGCAACGGTCAGTATCTGGGCCCGGACCCGTACTTCGACGACCTGTTCTGCGAGGCGGCCGACGCCGCGTACGTCTCGTGCGAGCGCGTGGTCGACACGGCGGAGCTCACCAAGGAGGCCGCCCCGCAGACCCTGCTGCTCAAGCGGTCGAGCGTGACGGGCGTCGTCGAGACTCCGAACGGCGCGCACTTCACGTCCTGCGCCCCCGACCACGGACGCGACGAGCCCTTCCAGAAGCTGTACGCCACCACGCCGTACGCCGAGTTCGCCGCGCGCTTCCTCACCGGCGACGAACAGGCCTACCAGTCCGCCGTACGGGCCTGGCACAAGGAGCAGCGATGAGCCCCGCGTCCACCCCCGCCCCCGGTGCCCCCGCAGCCGTGGTCACCCGCGCCGAGTACTGCGTGATCGCCTGCGCCGAGGCCTGGCGGGACAACGGCGAGGTGCTCGCCAGCCCCATGGGTCCCATCCCCTCCATCGGCGCCCGTCTCGCCAAGCGCACCTTCTCCCCCGATCTGCTGCTGACCGACGGCGAGGCGATGCTCATCGGCCTCGACGACACCCCGGAGGGCTGGCTGCCGTACCGGCAGCACCTGACCATGGTCACCGGCGGACGAAGGCACGTGATGATGGGCGCGAGTCAGCTCGACCGCTTCGGCAACCAGAACATCTCCTGCATCGGTGACTGGTCCAGGCCCACGCGCCAGCTGCTCGGCGTGCGCGGCGCGCCGGTCAACACCTTGAACAACCCGACCAGTTACTGGGTCCCCAGACACTCGCCGCGCGTCTTCGTCGAGCGGGTCGACATGGTGTGCGGGGTGGGGTACGACCGTGCCGCCGCCGCGGGCCCGAGCGCCACCCGTTTTCATCGCATCCCGCGCGTGGTGAGCGACCTCGGTGTCTTCGACTTCGCCACCCCCGACCACTCGATGCGGCTCGCCTCACTGCACCCGGGCGTCACCGTGGAGCAGGTGCGGGAGGCGACGGGCTTCGGGCTGTCGGTCCCCGACGAGGTGCCCCGCACCCGCGAACCGAGTCCCGAGGAGCTGAGACTGATCCGCGAGGTCATCGATCCGGGCGGTGCCCGGGATCGAGAGGTCAGGAGCTGATGGAGACCGCGCTCACCCGCCTCGTCG is a window of Streptomyces sp. NBC_00271 DNA encoding:
- a CDS encoding enoyl-CoA hydratase family protein, whose amino-acid sequence is MGVSTSSPEKGISVVTVDFPPVNALPVRGWFDLADALRAAGRDPGVRCVVLTAEGRGFNAGVDIKEMQRETRDSGGHRALIGANRGCFEAFAAVYECEVPVVAAVHGFCLGGGIGLVGNADAIVASEDATFGLPELDRGALGAATHLARLVPGHLMRALYYTSRTATAAELHAHGSVWRVVPREELPVAALELAREIAAKDGELIRLAKAALNGIDPVDVRRSYRFEQGFTFEANLGGVADRVRDTFGKEGVDR
- a CDS encoding CoA-transferase subunit beta, whose product is MSPASTPAPGAPAAVVTRAEYCVIACAEAWRDNGEVLASPMGPIPSIGARLAKRTFSPDLLLTDGEAMLIGLDDTPEGWLPYRQHLTMVTGGRRHVMMGASQLDRFGNQNISCIGDWSRPTRQLLGVRGAPVNTLNNPTSYWVPRHSPRVFVERVDMVCGVGYDRAAAAGPSATRFHRIPRVVSDLGVFDFATPDHSMRLASLHPGVTVEQVREATGFGLSVPDEVPRTREPSPEELRLIREVIDPGGARDREVRS
- a CDS encoding CoA transferase subunit A, translated to MSDKTMTTDEVVSRLHSGMTLGIGGWGSRRKPMALVRALLRTRITDLTVVSYGGPDVGLLAAAGRIRRLVTAFTTLDSIPLEPHYRAARERGAFELMEVDEAMFMWGLHAAANRLPFLPVRAGLGSDVMRVNPTLRTVTSPYADASSGVREELVAMPALRLDAALVHMNRADRLGNGQYLGPDPYFDDLFCEAADAAYVSCERVVDTAELTKEAAPQTLLLKRSSVTGVVETPNGAHFTSCAPDHGRDEPFQKLYATTPYAEFAARFLTGDEQAYQSAVRAWHKEQR